One Candidatus Aminicenantes bacterium DNA segment encodes these proteins:
- a CDS encoding DUF4387 domain-containing protein, with the protein MAQSILKAARVIRSKNSGPYELTLDIIFKNKRYYDLFRRRGIVTKKSIAALYRRPVKDVLKLLYFEPATALKITLRRPIPSGHPGETDIYGAQQHAPLLRITY; encoded by the coding sequence ATGGCCCAATCCATCCTCAAAGCCGCCCGCGTCATCCGCTCCAAGAACTCCGGCCCGTACGAACTGACGCTTGACATCATCTTCAAGAACAAGCGATATTATGACCTGTTCCGGAGGCGGGGCATCGTCACGAAGAAGAGCATCGCCGCCCTCTACCGGCGACCGGTCAAAGACGTCCTCAAGCTGCTCTATTTCGAGCCCGCGACCGCCCTCAAGATCACCCTGCGGCGCCCCATCCCGTCCGGACACCCGGGCGAGACCGATATTTACGGCGCCCAGCAGCACGCGCCCCTGCTGCGGATCACCTACTAA